The Collimonas sp. PA-H2 genome contains a region encoding:
- a CDS encoding TetR/AcrR family transcriptional regulator: MTTSTPARGRPLASDQDSREKLLDTATLLFSSQGIAATTVAAVARQAGVTAAMVHYYFKNRDQLIEAVVEERISLFIHSIWDPISGEQPPGEMIMGIVDRMISTTEKMPWMPALWVREVLSDGGQLRERMVRRVPLDKLAVFADSIARSQQAGQLNPQLEPNLIFVSVIGLTMLPLAMARTLKDKPSLPIAHKVALMDKAALVRHIKALLLHGLAMPGAALTDD; the protein is encoded by the coding sequence ATGACCACGTCTACACCCGCTCGCGGCAGACCGCTGGCATCCGACCAGGACAGCCGCGAAAAGCTGCTCGATACCGCCACCTTGCTGTTTTCCTCGCAGGGCATCGCGGCCACCACGGTAGCCGCCGTCGCGCGCCAGGCCGGCGTCACTGCCGCCATGGTGCATTACTACTTCAAGAACCGCGACCAGCTGATCGAAGCCGTGGTCGAGGAGCGGATCAGCCTGTTCATCCACAGCATCTGGGATCCGATCAGCGGCGAGCAGCCGCCGGGGGAGATGATCATGGGTATCGTCGACCGGATGATCAGCACAACCGAAAAAATGCCCTGGATGCCGGCCTTGTGGGTGCGCGAAGTCCTGAGCGACGGCGGCCAGCTGCGTGAGCGCATGGTGCGGCGGGTGCCGTTGGATAAACTGGCCGTGTTCGCCGACAGCATCGCGCGCAGCCAGCAGGCGGGCCAGCTTAATCCGCAGCTGGAGCCGAACCTGATTTTCGTTTCCGTCATCGGCCTGACCATGCTGCCGCTGGCGATGGCGCGTACGCTCAAGGACAAGCCGTCATTGCCGATCGCGCACAAGGTGGCGCTGATGGACAAGGCGGCGCTGGTGCGCCATATCAAGGCGCTGCTGTTGCACGGGCTGGCCATGCCTGGCGCCGCCCTCACAGACGACTAA
- a CDS encoding HlyD family secretion protein, with the protein MRYSLADHLKQFSRPAAMAAAAVSWLALAACTPANDNDWQGYVEGEYVYVASSQGGRLDRLSVQRGQQAALGAPLFTLEAGDESAARNQAQRQLNAAEAQLADIQSGKRPQEQDVTRAQLTQAQAAASKAALQLRRDELQFQAGGIARQQLDDARAAAQTASAQVRQWQSQLAVDRLPSRAAQVRAQQAQVAAAQAVLEQADWKLGQKTINASRAGLVFDTMYREGEWVAAGSPVLRMLPPENVKIRFFVPETILGRLRINQALTLSCDGCQASVALRISYISTESEYNPPIIYSNQSRAKLVYMIEARPAPADALKLHPGQPVEVKLP; encoded by the coding sequence ATGCGCTACAGCCTGGCCGACCATCTCAAGCAGTTTTCCCGCCCTGCAGCCATGGCGGCTGCAGCCGTCAGCTGGCTGGCGCTGGCGGCCTGCACACCGGCCAACGACAACGATTGGCAGGGCTATGTCGAAGGCGAGTATGTGTACGTCGCTTCTTCCCAGGGAGGGCGGCTGGATCGGCTGTCGGTGCAGCGCGGCCAGCAGGCGGCGTTGGGCGCGCCGTTGTTCACGCTGGAAGCGGGCGATGAAAGCGCCGCCCGCAACCAGGCGCAACGCCAGCTGAACGCGGCCGAAGCGCAACTGGCCGATATCCAGAGCGGCAAGCGGCCGCAAGAGCAGGATGTGACGCGGGCGCAGTTGACGCAAGCGCAGGCGGCGGCCAGCAAAGCCGCGTTGCAGTTACGGCGCGACGAGCTGCAGTTCCAGGCCGGCGGTATCGCGCGCCAGCAGCTTGACGATGCGCGCGCGGCGGCGCAAACGGCGAGCGCCCAGGTCAGGCAGTGGCAAAGCCAGCTGGCGGTCGACCGCCTGCCCAGCCGCGCGGCCCAGGTACGGGCGCAGCAGGCACAGGTCGCCGCTGCGCAGGCGGTGCTGGAGCAGGCCGACTGGAAGCTGGGCCAAAAGACGATAAACGCAAGCCGTGCCGGACTGGTGTTTGACACCATGTACCGGGAAGGCGAATGGGTGGCCGCCGGCAGCCCTGTGCTGCGCATGCTGCCGCCGGAAAACGTCAAGATCCGTTTCTTCGTGCCGGAAACCATACTTGGGAGGCTTCGGATCAACCAGGCGCTGACGCTCAGCTGCGATGGCTGCCAGGCCAGCGTGGCGCTGCGCATTTCCTATATATCGACCGAATCCGAGTACAACCCGCCCATCATCTACAGCAACCAGTCGCGCGCCAAGCTGGTGTACATGATCGAAGCGCGGCCGGCGCCGGCCGATGCGCTCAAGCTGCACCCGGGCCAACCTGTGGAAGTGAAACTGCCATGA
- a CDS encoding ABC transporter ATP-binding protein yields the protein MTAASESHSDAEKPGGDLVVDVDRINKHFGSKHVVKDLSLQVRRGEIFGFLGPNGSGKTTSIRMMCGLLTPDSGHGTCLGFDIIKQSYQIKRRVGYMTQKFSYWDDLSIRENLDFVARIYGMKQRKEVVDQSLEKLGLSSRAKQLAGSLSGGWKQRLALAASMLHQPELLLLDEPTAGVDPAARRDFWEELHRLAAEGISVLVSTHYMDEAERCHKLAYLAYGKLLVQGTAAEVAAGQGLTTWAIYNSRDSDDNQLVGLSRQLHGQPGVDQLVVFGTSLHVCGKDAALLEQTLRRITAGQGLRMEPIDTSLEDVFIYMMNRSADNFGDQP from the coding sequence ATGACTGCCGCCAGCGAATCTCACAGCGATGCCGAAAAGCCCGGCGGCGACCTGGTGGTCGATGTCGACCGCATCAACAAGCACTTCGGCAGCAAGCATGTGGTGAAAGACCTGTCGCTGCAGGTCAGGCGCGGCGAGATTTTTGGCTTCCTGGGGCCGAACGGCAGCGGCAAGACGACATCGATCCGCATGATGTGCGGCTTGCTGACGCCGGATTCCGGCCATGGCACCTGCCTGGGCTTCGATATCATCAAGCAGAGCTACCAGATCAAGCGCCGGGTCGGCTACATGACGCAGAAGTTCTCCTACTGGGACGACCTCAGCATCCGCGAAAACCTGGATTTCGTGGCGCGCATCTATGGCATGAAGCAGCGCAAGGAAGTGGTCGACCAGAGCCTGGAGAAGCTCGGCCTGAGCAGCCGCGCCAAGCAGCTCGCCGGTTCGCTCTCGGGCGGCTGGAAGCAGCGGCTGGCGCTGGCCGCCAGCATGCTGCACCAGCCGGAGCTGCTGTTGCTGGACGAGCCGACCGCCGGCGTCGATCCGGCCGCGCGGCGCGATTTCTGGGAAGAGCTGCACCGGCTGGCGGCGGAAGGCATCAGCGTGCTGGTCAGCACCCATTACATGGACGAGGCTGAGCGCTGCCATAAGCTGGCTTACCTGGCCTACGGCAAGCTGCTGGTGCAGGGCACTGCCGCTGAAGTGGCGGCGGGGCAGGGATTGACGACCTGGGCGATCTATAACAGCCGCGACAGCGACGACAACCAGCTGGTCGGCCTGTCCCGGCAGTTGCACGGGCAGCCCGGAGTCGATCAGCTGGTGGTGTTCGGCACCTCGCTGCACGTGTGCGGCAAGGACGCCGCCTTGCTGGAGCAGACCTTGCGCCGCATCACCGCCGGCCAGGGCTTGCGCATGGAACCGATCGACACCAGCCTGGAAGACGTCTTCATCTACATGATGAACCGCTCCGCCGACAATTTCGGAGATCAGCCATGA
- a CDS encoding ABC transporter permease, whose translation MSGFSGFSFSRWWSIVLKEFLQLMRDRVTVRMITVIPVMQMVLFGFAINSDPKHMPTAVIAADHSEFTRTFIAAMKASDYFDIVAELPNEAAARTALAQGKVLFVLNIPADFTRDLLRGQRPALLVEADATDPTATGMALAALPQLVQSVANKDLKGALAKFSGGAPAFEVQVQRLYNPEGVTQYNVVPGLMGVILSMTMVMMTGLSMTRERERGTMENLLATPVSPIEVMTGKIMPYIAIGLIQASIILLGARFMFHVPFAGSVLAIYLAALLFIAASLTVGITLSSIAQNQLQAMQLTMFYFLPNILLSGFMFPFQGMPKWAQFIGNLLPLTYFNRLIRGILLKGNGWIDLWPNVWPLMLFTVIVMGIALRFYRSTLD comes from the coding sequence ATGAGCGGTTTTTCGGGGTTTTCATTCAGCCGCTGGTGGAGCATCGTCCTCAAGGAATTCCTGCAGCTGATGCGCGACCGCGTCACGGTGCGCATGATCACCGTGATCCCGGTGATGCAGATGGTGCTGTTCGGCTTTGCCATCAACAGCGATCCCAAGCACATGCCGACCGCCGTCATCGCCGCCGACCATAGCGAATTCACGCGTACCTTCATCGCTGCCATGAAGGCTTCCGATTACTTCGACATCGTCGCCGAACTGCCCAACGAAGCGGCAGCCCGCACCGCGCTGGCGCAGGGAAAAGTGCTGTTCGTCCTGAACATCCCCGCCGACTTCACGCGCGACCTGCTGCGCGGCCAGCGGCCGGCCTTGCTGGTGGAAGCCGACGCCACCGACCCTACCGCCACCGGCATGGCGCTGGCGGCCTTGCCGCAACTGGTGCAATCGGTAGCCAACAAGGACCTGAAAGGGGCATTGGCGAAATTCAGCGGCGGCGCGCCCGCCTTCGAGGTCCAGGTGCAGCGCCTGTACAACCCGGAAGGCGTGACCCAGTACAATGTCGTGCCTGGTTTGATGGGGGTGATCCTGTCGATGACGATGGTGATGATGACCGGTCTCTCGATGACCCGCGAACGCGAGCGCGGCACCATGGAAAACCTGCTGGCGACGCCAGTCTCGCCGATCGAAGTCATGACCGGCAAGATCATGCCCTACATCGCCATCGGCCTGATCCAGGCCAGCATCATCCTGCTGGGTGCGCGCTTCATGTTCCACGTGCCGTTCGCCGGCAGCGTGCTGGCGATCTACCTGGCGGCGCTGCTGTTCATCGCCGCCAGCCTGACGGTGGGCATCACCTTGTCGTCGATCGCGCAAAACCAGTTGCAGGCGATGCAGCTGACCATGTTCTACTTCTTGCCGAACATCCTGCTGTCGGGTTTCATGTTCCCGTTCCAGGGCATGCCGAAGTGGGCGCAGTTCATCGGCAACCTGCTGCCGCTGACGTATTTCAACCGCCTGATACGGGGCATCCTGCTGAAAGGCAACGGCTGGATCGATCTGTGGCCGAACGTCTGGCCGCTGATGCTGTTCACGGTGATCGTGATGGGCATTGCGCTGCGCTTTTACCGCAGCACACTGGATTGA
- a CDS encoding efflux transporter outer membrane subunit codes for MKPAAMLVHMRRAANPAWCLGLSALLSACAVGPDFQAPAAPAVQQYTPGAQPQATAASGGAGGAAQQFDAGMDIPAQWWNLFHSPRLDALVRTALANSPQIAQAKATLRQAGATLEAEAGATRYPRADLQLGGTRQQIDTTALGIPNVPQAGPFNLYNASLNVSYTVDAFGGNSRMLEGLQAQAQNQAEELQAARLALAGNVVTAAIRQAALHAQIDSTERMLELQRQQLAIMAQRLAAGGIAELDLKNQRTLVAQSEAGLPALRQQMAQVTHQLAVYLGQAPGAADLPPLELDALILPERLPLSLPSALARQRPDIRAAEATLHQASAQVGVATAGLYPQLTLSGSAGAEQTHIADIANSLNVWSLGLKLMQPLFHGGELRARKRSAVAAYDAAAAGYQQTVLQALQQVADSLRALENDALALQARTQAAENSQNSLAITLKQYQAGGVSHLSLLEAQRQNMQTDLERTVAQAARYTDTAALLQALGGGWWNQSGAAADPH; via the coding sequence ATGAAGCCGGCAGCCATGCTAGTCCACATGCGGCGCGCAGCGAACCCGGCCTGGTGCCTGGGGCTAAGCGCGCTGCTCAGCGCCTGCGCGGTGGGGCCGGATTTCCAGGCGCCGGCGGCGCCGGCCGTGCAGCAGTACACCCCAGGCGCGCAGCCGCAGGCCACCGCCGCCAGCGGTGGAGCAGGCGGTGCAGCCCAGCAGTTCGACGCCGGCATGGATATTCCGGCGCAATGGTGGAACTTGTTCCATTCGCCCCGGCTGGATGCGCTGGTGCGTACCGCGCTGGCCAACAGTCCGCAGATAGCGCAAGCAAAAGCCACCCTGCGCCAGGCCGGCGCAACGCTGGAAGCGGAAGCCGGCGCCACCCGCTATCCCAGGGCCGACCTGCAACTGGGCGGCACGCGCCAGCAGATCGACACCACTGCGCTGGGGATTCCGAATGTGCCGCAGGCCGGCCCGTTCAACCTGTACAACGCCTCGCTCAATGTTTCCTACACCGTCGATGCCTTCGGCGGCAACAGCCGCATGCTGGAAGGTTTGCAGGCGCAGGCGCAGAACCAGGCCGAGGAATTGCAGGCGGCGCGCCTGGCGCTGGCCGGCAATGTCGTCACGGCGGCGATCAGGCAGGCTGCCCTGCATGCCCAGATCGACAGCACTGAACGGATGCTGGAACTGCAGCGCCAGCAGCTCGCCATCATGGCGCAGCGCCTGGCCGCGGGCGGCATTGCCGAGCTGGACCTCAAGAACCAGCGAACCCTGGTGGCGCAGAGCGAAGCAGGGTTGCCGGCGTTGCGGCAGCAAATGGCGCAGGTCACACATCAGCTGGCGGTTTATCTAGGGCAGGCGCCCGGCGCGGCTGACTTGCCGCCTTTGGAACTGGATGCGCTGATCTTGCCGGAGCGGCTGCCGCTGAGCCTGCCTTCGGCGCTGGCGCGCCAGCGTCCCGACATCCGCGCGGCGGAAGCCACCTTGCACCAGGCCAGCGCCCAGGTTGGCGTGGCCACGGCCGGGCTCTATCCGCAACTCACCTTGTCCGGCAGCGCCGGCGCGGAACAGACGCATATCGCCGATATCGCCAACAGCCTGAATGTCTGGAGCCTTGGTCTGAAGCTGATGCAGCCCCTGTTCCACGGCGGCGAGCTGCGCGCCAGGAAGCGTTCAGCGGTCGCCGCCTACGATGCAGCCGCGGCCGGTTATCAGCAAACGGTGCTGCAGGCCTTGCAGCAGGTGGCGGACAGCCTGCGTGCGCTGGAGAACGATGCGCTGGCGCTGCAGGCAAGGACGCAGGCGGCTGAGAATTCCCAGAACAGCCTGGCGATCACCCTGAAGCAGTATCAGGCCGGCGGCGTCAGCCATCTGAGCTTGCTTGAGGCCCAGCGCCAAAACATGCAGACCGATCTTGAGCGCACCGTGGCGCAGGCGGCGCGCTACACCGATACGGCGGCGCTATTGCAGGCACTGGGCGGAGGCTGGTGGAATCAATCCGGCGCGGCGGCGGATCCGCACTAG
- a CDS encoding LysR substrate-binding domain-containing protein gives MNPLAIDLNDLYLFAQVVERRGFTAAGDALGIPKSRISRRITQLETRLGARLLQRTSRRMSLTDAGQELYRHCSAMIAEAHAGEDAVRKRLGEPSGTVRVSLPMAIADIALPRLLPRFMQQYPKVRLMVQASNRQIDLIEENIDVVVRGLGAQQEPSSLVQASLCSVHWVLVASPLYLRHSGPIDDLPALAAADALYYAPLSDSDASWRLLGPDEARHQAPIGKLRLQSDNLSMLKQAALAGMGVATLPRYACAAELAAGTLQVVLPEWRPKAGHMVVLFPSRRGLAPAVRAFVDFLKSELPAALA, from the coding sequence ATGAATCCTCTGGCGATCGACCTGAATGACCTTTACCTGTTTGCCCAGGTAGTCGAGCGGCGCGGCTTTACCGCGGCTGGCGATGCGCTGGGCATTCCGAAATCGCGCATTTCGCGCCGCATCACGCAACTGGAAACGCGCCTGGGTGCGCGCCTGCTGCAACGCACTTCGCGCCGCATGAGCCTGACCGACGCCGGCCAAGAACTGTACCGCCATTGCTCCGCCATGATCGCCGAAGCCCACGCCGGCGAAGATGCGGTGCGCAAGCGCCTGGGCGAGCCCAGCGGCACGGTGCGCGTCAGCCTGCCGATGGCGATCGCCGACATTGCCTTGCCACGCCTGCTACCGCGCTTCATGCAGCAATACCCCAAGGTGCGGCTGATGGTGCAAGCCAGCAACCGCCAGATCGACCTGATTGAAGAAAACATCGATGTAGTGGTGCGCGGACTCGGCGCCCAGCAGGAGCCGTCGAGCCTGGTGCAAGCCAGCCTCTGCTCGGTGCACTGGGTGCTGGTGGCTAGCCCGCTGTATCTGAGGCATAGCGGGCCGATCGACGATCTGCCTGCGCTCGCTGCCGCCGACGCCTTGTACTACGCGCCGCTCAGCGACAGCGACGCCAGCTGGCGCCTGCTGGGACCGGACGAGGCGCGGCATCAGGCGCCGATCGGCAAGCTGCGGCTGCAGAGCGATAATTTATCCATGCTGAAACAGGCAGCGCTGGCAGGCATGGGTGTCGCCACCCTGCCGCGCTATGCCTGCGCTGCCGAACTGGCTGCCGGCACGCTGCAAGTGGTGCTGCCGGAATGGCGGCCCAAGGCCGGTCATATGGTGGTGCTGTTTCCGTCGCGCCGCGGCTTGGCGCCGGCGGTCAGGGCATTTGTGGATTTCCTGAAGAGCGAATTGCCGGCCGCGCTAGCTTAG
- a CDS encoding isochorismatase family protein yields the protein MKHSKFIQAGAIAALAFSLFAANAAAAAPAVAADARVQSANAYLTPQSRDDTVLLLVDHQVGLFTGVRDMPVAELKHNVVALAKAAQALGVPVIMTATMPDGMWGPTIPELRAALPGVPVINRTVVNAWQDPQVQAAIRKTGRKQILIAGVSLEVCATFPALSAKAAGYDTRVVLDASGTFNDAKRTVGLQRLAGAGVPVTDYATAAVEMLRDNTDPKAQDVYAALDMPFANLVWQLHSAFSNK from the coding sequence ATGAAACACAGCAAATTTATCCAGGCTGGCGCCATTGCCGCCTTGGCTTTCTCATTATTCGCCGCCAACGCTGCGGCAGCCGCCCCAGCTGTCGCCGCCGATGCGCGTGTCCAGAGCGCGAATGCTTATCTCACCCCGCAATCGCGCGACGACACCGTGTTGTTGCTGGTCGATCACCAGGTCGGCCTGTTTACTGGCGTGCGCGACATGCCTGTAGCCGAGCTCAAGCACAATGTGGTGGCGCTGGCCAAGGCGGCGCAGGCATTGGGCGTGCCGGTGATCATGACGGCCACCATGCCGGATGGCATGTGGGGCCCGACCATCCCGGAACTGCGCGCAGCCTTGCCAGGCGTGCCGGTGATCAACCGCACCGTGGTCAATGCCTGGCAAGATCCGCAGGTGCAAGCAGCGATCCGTAAAACCGGACGCAAGCAAATTCTGATCGCCGGCGTCTCGCTGGAAGTCTGTGCTACCTTTCCGGCGCTGTCTGCCAAGGCTGCCGGCTACGATACGCGTGTGGTGCTGGATGCGTCAGGCACATTCAATGACGCCAAGCGCACCGTTGGTTTGCAAAGGTTGGCCGGGGCCGGCGTGCCGGTGACCGACTATGCGACGGCGGCGGTGGAAATGCTGAGGGATAATACCGACCCGAAGGCGCAGGATGTCTACGCGGCGCTGGACATGCCGTTCGCCAACCTGGTCTGGCAATTGCACAGTGCATTCAGCAATAAATAA
- a CDS encoding pirin family protein, producing the protein MNKKLSVSPIVAGHEMHIGQGFKARHFAENDFRGLVDPVVMLDHFHMTAPTFEPHPHAGISAVTYVFEDSASPHHNYDSLGNQGPIHAGDLHWFVAGRGAVHTEQPEGQNPHVHALQIFVNLPAAQKMIAPHAVHVDAADIPVFRAPGVRVRVAAGESQGLRSPARLPQPFTLLDGFLEAGGTFEHVIPAGWNAMIYAVQGTLGLSMDAFACAQQLTAGHALGVAEASALRLTAAEPAHFVILSGPALREPMVKHGPLVMNTVEQMNDRLQAYRRGEFGRLEMPTSHAVHPSAAEDGL; encoded by the coding sequence ATGAACAAGAAATTATCTGTCTCGCCGATCGTCGCAGGGCATGAGATGCACATCGGCCAGGGTTTCAAGGCCAGGCATTTTGCGGAGAACGATTTCCGGGGACTGGTCGATCCGGTCGTCATGCTGGACCACTTCCACATGACAGCGCCAACCTTCGAGCCGCATCCGCATGCCGGCATCTCGGCGGTGACCTATGTGTTTGAAGATTCCGCCAGCCCGCATCACAATTACGATTCGCTCGGCAACCAGGGGCCGATCCATGCCGGCGACCTGCACTGGTTTGTCGCCGGCCGTGGCGCGGTGCACACCGAACAGCCGGAAGGCCAGAATCCGCATGTGCATGCCTTGCAGATTTTCGTCAACCTGCCGGCTGCGCAGAAAATGATAGCGCCGCATGCGGTGCATGTGGACGCCGCCGACATCCCTGTGTTCCGGGCGCCGGGCGTGCGGGTAAGGGTGGCGGCAGGCGAATCCCAGGGCTTGCGTTCGCCGGCGCGGCTGCCGCAGCCGTTCACGCTGCTGGACGGCTTTCTCGAAGCTGGCGGGACCTTTGAGCACGTCATCCCTGCCGGCTGGAACGCCATGATCTATGCGGTACAGGGAACGCTCGGCCTGAGCATGGACGCCTTTGCCTGCGCCCAGCAGCTGACGGCGGGCCACGCGCTAGGAGTAGCCGAAGCGAGCGCCCTCAGGTTGACGGCGGCGGAGCCCGCCCACTTCGTGATTCTGTCCGGCCCGGCGCTCAGGGAACCGATGGTCAAGCACGGGCCGCTGGTGATGAATACCGTGGAGCAGATGAACGACCGGCTGCAGGCTTACCGGCGCGGCGAGTTCGGCCGGCTGGAAATGCCTACCAGCCATGCTGTCCATCCTTCTGCGGCAGAAGATGGGCTGTGA
- a CDS encoding LysR family transcriptional regulator, translating into MNTLSDLAFFAALVKTGSLAALARELGVTPPAVTKRLANLEQRLGVRLLNRTTRTMSVTHEGEIYLADGARILADIEALERTIGSSRAVPKGLLRVNASFGFGRKHIGPAISEFSKRFPEVEVQLLLSERPLNLADQAFDIGIRVGEMPDARIIARKIAANRRLLCAAPAYLKQHPAPATPRDLQTHACIVLRENDAAYGSWRLSRGKRQQTIKVRGALSSNDGETVLDWALAGHGILMRSEWDVAPYLRSGRLRQVLQEWALPSSDIFAVYPERLNLSAKVTAFVDFLAARFTAHLLPQKDGQHGW; encoded by the coding sequence ATGAATACGCTTTCCGACCTTGCGTTCTTTGCTGCCCTGGTAAAGACCGGCAGCCTTGCCGCGCTGGCGCGCGAACTTGGCGTTACCCCGCCGGCGGTCACCAAAAGACTAGCCAATCTTGAGCAGCGCCTGGGGGTGCGCCTGCTGAACCGCACCACCCGGACCATGAGCGTGACCCATGAAGGCGAGATCTACCTGGCGGACGGCGCCCGCATCCTGGCTGACATCGAAGCGCTGGAACGCACTATCGGCAGCAGTCGCGCAGTGCCCAAGGGCCTGTTGCGCGTCAACGCCAGCTTCGGCTTCGGCCGTAAGCATATCGGCCCCGCCATATCGGAATTCAGCAAGCGCTTTCCGGAAGTGGAAGTGCAGCTGCTGCTATCTGAACGGCCCTTGAACCTGGCAGACCAGGCTTTCGATATCGGCATCCGCGTCGGAGAAATGCCGGACGCGCGCATCATTGCGCGCAAGATCGCCGCCAACCGCAGGCTGTTGTGCGCGGCGCCAGCCTACCTGAAGCAGCATCCGGCGCCGGCCACGCCGCGCGATCTGCAAACCCATGCCTGCATCGTGCTGCGAGAAAACGATGCCGCTTACGGCAGCTGGCGTTTAAGCCGCGGCAAGCGCCAGCAAACCATCAAGGTGCGCGGCGCTCTCAGCAGCAACGACGGCGAAACCGTACTGGACTGGGCGCTGGCAGGCCATGGCATATTGATGCGCTCCGAATGGGACGTGGCGCCATATCTGCGCTCCGGACGGCTGCGCCAGGTGCTGCAGGAATGGGCACTACCCTCGTCCGACATTTTCGCGGTCTACCCGGAGCGCCTTAATCTGTCGGCCAAAGTCACTGCCTTTGTCGACTTCCTCGCGGCGCGCTTCACAGCCCATCTTCTGCCGCAGAAGGATGGACAGCATGGCTGGTAG
- a CDS encoding alpha/beta fold hydrolase — translation MFPGFEHGMAEVNGTQINYIRGGNGPALLLLHGHPQTHVIWHKTAERLARQFTVVAADLRGYGDSGKPAGLADHSNYSKRTMGQDQIALMAQLGFPQFLLMGHDRGGRVAYRMALDQPQAVRKLVLLDIAPTLAMYEQTSMAFATAYYHWFFLIRPAPFPELLIGSHPEEYLEHTIGGRSAGLAPFTPPAYAEYLRCLSDPATIHGICEDYRASAGIDLEHERLDLAQGNKIECATKVLWGANGVIEKCFDPLAEWEKLATHLSGKALACGHYIPEEAPDQLLAEVLPFFAD, via the coding sequence ATGTTTCCAGGATTCGAGCATGGCATGGCCGAGGTCAACGGCACGCAGATCAACTACATCCGCGGCGGCAACGGTCCGGCTTTGCTGCTGTTGCATGGCCATCCGCAGACCCACGTAATCTGGCACAAGACGGCTGAACGGCTGGCCCGCCAGTTCACCGTCGTCGCCGCCGATCTACGCGGCTATGGCGACAGCGGCAAGCCCGCCGGCCTGGCGGACCACAGCAACTATTCCAAGCGCACCATGGGACAAGATCAGATAGCACTGATGGCGCAGCTGGGATTTCCGCAATTCCTGCTGATGGGACACGACCGCGGCGGCCGGGTAGCCTATCGCATGGCGCTCGATCAGCCACAGGCGGTGCGCAAGCTGGTGCTGCTGGATATCGCGCCGACGCTGGCCATGTACGAACAGACCAGCATGGCTTTCGCCACGGCTTATTACCACTGGTTCTTCCTGATCCGGCCGGCGCCGTTCCCAGAACTGCTGATCGGCTCGCATCCCGAGGAATACCTGGAGCACACGATAGGCGGCCGCAGCGCCGGCCTGGCGCCGTTCACGCCGCCGGCCTATGCCGAATACCTGCGCTGCCTGAGCGATCCGGCCACCATCCATGGCATCTGCGAGGATTACCGCGCCAGCGCCGGCATCGACCTGGAGCATGAGCGGCTGGACCTGGCGCAAGGCAACAAGATCGAGTGCGCAACCAAGGTCTTGTGGGGCGCAAACGGCGTCATCGAAAAATGCTTCGATCCGCTAGCGGAATGGGAGAAACTGGCGACGCATCTGAGCGGCAAGGCGCTGGCCTGCGGCCATTACATTCCGGAAGAGGCGCCAGACCAGTTGCTGGCGGAAGTCCTGCCATTTTTCGCCGACTGA